In the Candidatus Effluviviaceae Genus V sp. genome, one interval contains:
- the deoC gene encoding deoxyribose-phosphate aldolase — protein sequence MTRAELAAMIDHTLLKPGATDEDIERLCSEAVEHGFRTVCVNPCRVELASRILKGKEPGVCSVAGFPLGASIPDVKSVEAARAIQDGATEIDMVMNVGALLSGDETLVANDIAAVMRSCKGRAALKVIIEAALLSDEQKETACRIAVDQGVDFVKTSTGFGPGGATAEDVALMRRAVGEAAGVKAAGGIRDFETAAAMIEAGANRIGASAGPALLEGAEND from the coding sequence ATGACGAGAGCTGAGCTGGCTGCCATGATCGATCACACACTTCTCAAGCCCGGCGCGACGGACGAGGACATCGAGCGACTCTGCTCCGAGGCTGTCGAACACGGCTTCCGGACCGTCTGCGTCAACCCGTGTCGGGTTGAGCTGGCGTCGCGGATTCTCAAAGGGAAGGAGCCCGGCGTGTGCAGTGTCGCCGGCTTTCCCCTCGGCGCGTCGATACCGGACGTCAAGTCCGTCGAGGCGGCGCGTGCGATCCAGGACGGGGCGACCGAGATCGACATGGTGATGAACGTCGGAGCGCTGCTCTCCGGCGACGAGACACTCGTTGCCAACGACATCGCCGCCGTCATGAGGTCGTGCAAGGGTCGGGCCGCGCTGAAGGTGATCATTGAGGCGGCGCTGCTCTCCGACGAGCAGAAGGAGACGGCGTGCAGGATCGCGGTCGACCAGGGGGTCGATTTCGTCAAGACGTCGACCGGCTTCGGTCCGGGCGGAGCCACGGCCGAGGATGTAGCGCTGATGCGCCGCGCCGTCGGTGAGGCCGCGGGGGTGAAGGCTGCCGGCGGCATACGCGACTTTGAGACGGCGGCCGCCATGATCGAGGCCGGGGCGAACAGGATCGGAGCGAGTGCGGGGCCCGCCCTTCTCGAGGGTGCCGAGAACGACTGA
- a CDS encoding cytidine deaminase, with product MEDRELLDRARAARDHAHAPYSGFAVGAALETADGRVFTGVNVENASIGLSVCAERNAVAAAVAAGARDFRTLAIVTDAPEPTMPCGVCRQVLWEFGEDLRVLVGTVDGHVAETTLRELYPKPFTSYETTVNDH from the coding sequence GTGGAGGACAGAGAGCTTCTCGATCGAGCGCGCGCTGCGCGGGACCACGCGCACGCACCGTACTCGGGCTTCGCCGTCGGAGCCGCCCTCGAGACGGCCGACGGACGGGTCTTCACGGGCGTGAACGTCGAGAACGCATCGATCGGGCTCTCGGTCTGTGCGGAGCGGAACGCCGTGGCGGCCGCCGTCGCGGCAGGCGCCCGCGACTTCAGGACCCTGGCGATCGTCACCGACGCGCCGGAGCCTACCATGCCCTGCGGCGTGTGTCGGCAGGTGCTCTGGGAGTTCGGCGAAGACCTTCGTGTGCTCGTGGGCACGGTCGACGGACACGTTGCGGAGACGACGCTCAGGGAACTCTATCCGAAGCCGTTCACATCCTACGAGACCACAGTGAACGATCACTGA
- a CDS encoding PorV/PorQ family protein, producing MARKLGLPALVLVTVMLVASTSVAEDGTAGSTYLDVFAIGVGAGPSAVAAYTAAPGDMWSLTYNPAGLAGIDRMGLGVSQIEWLADASYSYLGYGMPSGMGGLAMGLAYFDMGGVSSVTDMYGTIDPDASAEAYNFGFVGGYGFQFPNLCDLDVGVSGHVIQGSLDEDTATAIGLNVGGLYHLMDRQVHIGLTARNIGTQVEFEEEAYDQTMTFAGGVSYTTVEDQIPNVDVMVGADALMPKDQDAQFAVGGEVWLYKTLALRAGYRSGMEQGNLTYGAGFKYSDFQLDYTYADYEDLEATHRISLTMMFGN from the coding sequence ATGGCTAGAAAGCTTGGTCTTCCTGCCCTCGTACTGGTGACCGTGATGCTGGTTGCCAGCACGTCCGTCGCAGAAGACGGTACGGCGGGAAGCACCTACCTCGACGTCTTCGCGATCGGGGTCGGCGCAGGACCGAGCGCTGTGGCGGCGTACACGGCCGCTCCGGGCGACATGTGGAGCCTCACGTACAATCCGGCGGGGCTCGCGGGCATCGACCGGATGGGTCTCGGCGTCAGCCAGATCGAGTGGCTCGCCGACGCTTCATACAGTTACCTCGGTTACGGCATGCCCTCCGGAATGGGCGGACTCGCGATGGGTCTCGCGTATTTCGACATGGGCGGCGTCTCCTCGGTGACCGACATGTACGGGACGATCGACCCCGACGCGTCGGCCGAGGCTTACAACTTCGGTTTCGTCGGCGGCTACGGCTTCCAGTTCCCGAATCTCTGCGATCTGGATGTCGGTGTCTCGGGTCACGTGATCCAGGGCAGCCTCGACGAGGACACCGCGACCGCGATCGGTCTGAACGTCGGTGGTCTCTACCACCTGATGGACAGGCAGGTCCACATCGGGCTGACGGCCCGGAACATCGGGACGCAGGTCGAGTTCGAGGAGGAGGCGTACGACCAGACCATGACGTTCGCGGGCGGCGTGTCGTACACGACCGTCGAGGACCAGATCCCGAACGTCGACGTGATGGTCGGAGCCGATGCGCTGATGCCGAAGGATCAGGACGCGCAGTTCGCGGTGGGTGGTGAGGTCTGGCTGTACAAGACGCTGGCGCTCCGCGCCGGGTACCGGAGCGGCATGGAGCAGGGCAACCTGACCTACGGCGCCGGGTTCAAGTACAGCGACTTCCAGCTCGACTACACCTATGCGGACTACGAGGACCTCGAGGCTACGCACAGGATCTCGCTCACCATGATGTTCGGGAACTAG
- a CDS encoding T9SS type A sorting domain-containing protein gives MARENRRHRGAKLTLASLTVLVSLVVLGAAPAGAYYYDTDGDGLPDFYEIKHGIHGTIADEKADWDGDGLLDIEEDVDGDGIVDVGETDPYNWDTDGDGISDGDEGIDPVSDDPDGDGLVNALDLDSDNDFLPDSVEEQVQLGDTYRDGVWEGVGSDETNWLDEDTDDDGIIDGIEVALVRQHPQGGSMDPVEVAQTADYDEDGLIDGDEFYVWGTDWYDEDSDDDDQTDLEELDTDYPPLDPGHMDYDDYADRNDVDRDGMNNAIDYDSDNDGLIDEDETSPAGRAPTDPYDWDTDDDGFTDGYEVNTAGTPPNVADDTDGDGWADGWEVAWFKTDPNDTDTDGDGFSDDTENPTAGFDPDDPHTGLDTDGDGLINALDLDSDNDGIDDGEERVTGSDGYVTDAYDEDTDDDGLRDNFEISITCTDPTAGNLDGDGIDAGDEVYTYKTDFDDADTDGDGINEAETGSASTVDRVNSNTDASNPLPYKDSLVNALDRDADGDGIWDGDEASYNTSMADWDSDDDGLADGAEVWVWGTDPDDEDTDDDGLEDGEEVLTYGTDPLDPNTDDDYINDGDEVALWMVWAPNLPTPFPNPLDPDTDGDSILDGETISGYYIDAAGDTVDWTWTEGGTDDELIPDGFPNILDPDSDWREQHSPGETPAYDYYDFHDRTEVAYGDYVAYLNAQRGVRFVDDQPLHPGNPDTDGDGYTDFSEVARGTDPLDARDFSAVPYTPVDSDGDGLWDIEEFILEGTATGTMYLDQDHDGDGLYDGDELHPTLPNLTAGSPVVEWFDVDGEDQSWPTSPLTMHSETDNGLEVSDGETDYEEIVSNPISSNPHVRDTDGDGLNDNTEVLRGYDPTDFDMDEDELWDGMEDQDGDGVLDSPTGYATSYTAETDPEDGDTDDDGIYDGPERTFRTYQRNMDSDGDGLDDGLEVGYYYVDGIDNNIGADTDQPTFGDGDQDPTTMTDPRLVDSDFDCIEDGDEDLDADGLYEPLAGETDAQNRDSDGDNLYDYYEYNGAVASVGGCYSGWCDNSGDPTDPYDADTDGDGLPDAHEYEQGCESNGAFALDQDEDGYEDGAEFDGVDYVSDPNRADTDLDGYDDYLGEFSGVDDYPDNVEAAADCDLDGILNVMDVDSDNDWILDSAEGAETSDDLEGDGYVDILDGDRDNDYLEDPLEKGLAIYDPRDMDTDDDGLYDGEEYYHPFWHTIGWSCGGRGDTVAITYTDCGVDNQSRDTDGDGWVSGLAYYHHDGFEAGRDTILFMDMGTTPPTPGTDDDPLIWDADGTQNSDPRYVDSDFDGTWDPLEDVDWDGEDADITSLAETDPMDDDSDDDGLFDSWEIDYFGIAMAMDCDTDDDVLPDGLELGLQTSMGNAKSDWMPTDTDYGSGSACWPGTIYDTVDGGAYTTDPADDDTDDDGLTDGTEDKDEDGNRDGNDVFNDCSSDWTTIGEADPNEWDTDRGGEPDGSDSDPLSKCTGDWDIDIDPDLEDAVDDTLDIGVAGTGILPGSNDTSTFEVWHTDGGNNPDAFDGPSSAASLDSVYVRATSLHWAGPLWGADAYSVPDTSTMHWIHYSHVSFNQDVINGFAAGTSEEIDVTVDVPWGAMPGWYVGYVQVETRRDLEQELPDDYITLRVYVAPHKDLDICDWDAIPSEGYLDPRGVGGSAPWDMPGVSPDTTQMHLVGAPVHRDTVYGMFRVANPNTYPDGVGPYWPYGTGTADGINDYNMQPAVPWIDRIWDVPWWNDPQGNVNLTGDIEAQYEFTSGPADPTTSIWFQNRDQVTSPLKNGFDLATTDSFNVMIETTELPAGVYSGVVRIFEDIHGAGGPLTDPDNVWQADEVSDTLRLVFWLTQPDFDIDDDYANMDGNELTIGIDPDNYVGEVIEEVQFWNVEGMVKNNVDPWDAPKGMGEDLLDFWFYDTSDGVTGTKVSSRFDKIPMETTPDGEPVGGPMTFQVYRSTDLMYSIDVDLYGDMGDTLMQGEAKKMIVRVPAQPDSVWQRVLPAGTYRPYHPDTLNVVPDDAATAWPWEFGDGVVPIGTRGMATGMQYAPHVDFEDYEDGVLWNPSRRETLETLMDYFYLIVTIDPYIEVKFPDAATWSVTGDPGSTQCGDAIVMNWGNYVAEDVEFEASNLVGMDYSQIILADYVDWTPASLTIPWEEQDTTNVCVAIPEGTRADTYEGTLTVLADGGEPFDELPLEVVVNCVPGMDVMEGTYGVSGNVMSLDPMAGMSDSKQFELCNIGNCDVSGVDATVTGLPAGLSAVVTVDEDVDWNDCILGEVEVTWTDPSLAADIYEATVTVTADGGLTDTFTLEVQVDQLFAASFGDDAMILNTDPDATICDEVLVSNDGNETLDDIQFEVEANLDGDMYGGVLAASAIDFHDDAFAGMLEAGESEYLEICASVPDGKRADTYKGWVSLFANGSVQYDSLEFWVEVNCVPALDIMDSALDVVGNKMTLTPEPGGSTTGEFRLTNLGNCDLENVEAADVTGLPSGVSADVTIDGTVGFGDHADGEVEVTWTDPGVSAGTYPVTVTVSADGDIADNFNLWVVITELPGVAFAGDAPEVDGEAGGAVETEIWVRNTGNVDLVAGRVTLVKDDLVGYTGSMIPMESIEVEPATQAIAEGDSAMFTLSIAVPEGLLGQDYAGDFGITLDEDLVDDEEMEVTVSIARGDEIVAYPNPCRESEGCEGITIAIGDTEGTPEVMVYDMFGALVADLTAEVSEERSSTDVQWDLMNDDDKAVASGMYIVTIDTGSEVVTRKVMVIR, from the coding sequence ATGGCAAGAGAGAACCGCAGGCACAGAGGCGCGAAGCTTACGCTCGCTTCTCTCACGGTTCTGGTCTCGCTGGTAGTGCTCGGCGCCGCCCCGGCCGGTGCGTATTACTACGATACTGACGGGGACGGGCTGCCGGACTTCTACGAGATCAAGCACGGTATTCACGGGACCATCGCCGACGAGAAGGCCGATTGGGACGGCGATGGACTGCTGGATATCGAAGAGGACGTCGACGGGGACGGTATCGTCGATGTCGGAGAGACCGATCCCTACAACTGGGACACCGACGGGGACGGGATCTCGGACGGTGACGAGGGTATCGACCCGGTGAGCGACGATCCTGACGGTGACGGCCTCGTCAACGCGCTGGATCTCGACAGCGACAACGACTTCCTGCCGGACAGCGTCGAGGAGCAGGTCCAGCTCGGCGATACGTATCGCGACGGCGTCTGGGAGGGCGTTGGTTCTGACGAGACCAACTGGCTCGACGAGGACACCGACGATGACGGGATCATCGACGGTATCGAGGTCGCGCTCGTGCGGCAGCATCCGCAGGGCGGCTCGATGGATCCGGTCGAGGTCGCACAGACCGCCGACTACGATGAGGACGGACTGATCGACGGCGATGAGTTCTACGTCTGGGGCACCGACTGGTACGATGAGGATTCCGACGACGACGACCAGACGGATCTCGAGGAACTGGACACGGACTACCCGCCTCTCGATCCGGGTCACATGGACTACGACGACTACGCTGACCGGAACGACGTTGATCGCGACGGCATGAACAACGCCATCGACTACGACAGCGACAACGACGGTCTGATCGACGAGGACGAGACCTCGCCCGCCGGCCGCGCGCCGACCGACCCGTACGACTGGGACACGGACGACGACGGCTTCACGGACGGGTATGAGGTCAACACGGCAGGCACCCCGCCGAACGTGGCCGACGACACCGATGGTGACGGCTGGGCCGACGGCTGGGAGGTCGCGTGGTTCAAGACCGATCCGAACGACACCGACACCGACGGCGACGGCTTCTCGGACGACACCGAGAACCCGACGGCCGGCTTCGACCCCGACGATCCGCACACCGGGCTCGACACGGACGGTGACGGCCTGATCAACGCTCTCGATCTCGATAGCGACAACGACGGTATCGACGACGGCGAGGAGCGCGTGACGGGCTCGGACGGCTACGTGACCGATGCCTATGATGAGGACACGGACGACGACGGTCTCCGCGACAACTTCGAGATCTCGATCACCTGCACCGACCCGACGGCCGGGAACCTGGACGGCGACGGGATCGACGCGGGCGACGAGGTCTACACCTACAAGACCGATTTCGACGATGCCGATACCGACGGTGACGGCATCAACGAGGCGGAGACAGGCAGTGCGAGCACGGTCGACCGCGTCAACAGCAACACCGACGCGTCGAACCCGCTTCCTTACAAGGACTCGCTGGTGAACGCCCTCGACCGGGATGCGGACGGCGACGGTATCTGGGACGGTGACGAGGCGAGCTACAACACCAGCATGGCGGACTGGGATTCGGACGACGACGGTCTGGCCGACGGCGCCGAGGTCTGGGTCTGGGGCACCGACCCCGATGACGAGGACACCGACGACGACGGTCTCGAGGACGGCGAGGAAGTCCTGACGTACGGGACCGACCCGCTCGACCCGAACACCGACGACGACTACATCAACGACGGTGACGAGGTCGCCCTCTGGATGGTCTGGGCTCCGAACCTCCCGACCCCGTTCCCCAACCCGCTCGATCCGGACACCGACGGCGACAGCATTCTCGACGGTGAGACGATCAGCGGCTACTACATCGACGCGGCCGGAGACACGGTTGACTGGACGTGGACGGAAGGCGGCACGGATGACGAGCTCATCCCCGACGGCTTCCCGAACATCCTCGATCCTGACTCCGATTGGCGCGAGCAGCACTCGCCCGGTGAAACGCCGGCGTACGACTACTACGACTTCCACGATCGTACGGAGGTCGCCTACGGCGACTATGTGGCCTATCTGAACGCGCAGCGGGGTGTCCGCTTCGTCGATGATCAGCCGCTCCACCCGGGGAATCCGGACACGGACGGCGACGGCTACACGGACTTCTCCGAGGTTGCGAGGGGCACCGACCCGCTCGACGCGCGTGACTTCAGCGCGGTGCCGTACACGCCGGTCGACTCTGACGGTGACGGCCTGTGGGACATCGAGGAGTTCATCCTCGAGGGCACGGCGACGGGCACGATGTACCTCGATCAGGACCACGACGGCGACGGCCTCTACGACGGCGACGAGCTCCATCCGACGCTTCCGAACCTGACGGCCGGTTCGCCGGTGGTCGAGTGGTTCGACGTCGACGGCGAGGACCAGAGCTGGCCGACGAGTCCTCTGACCATGCATTCCGAGACCGACAACGGCCTCGAGGTCTCCGACGGCGAGACGGACTACGAGGAGATCGTGTCGAACCCGATCTCGTCGAATCCGCACGTCAGGGACACCGACGGCGACGGTCTCAACGACAACACCGAGGTTCTCCGCGGCTACGATCCCACGGACTTCGACATGGACGAGGACGAGCTGTGGGACGGCATGGAGGACCAGGACGGCGACGGTGTGCTCGACTCGCCGACGGGCTACGCCACGAGCTACACGGCGGAGACCGATCCCGAGGACGGCGACACCGACGACGACGGCATCTACGACGGTCCGGAGCGCACGTTCCGCACCTACCAGCGGAACATGGACTCGGACGGTGACGGTCTGGATGACGGACTCGAGGTCGGCTACTACTACGTCGACGGCATCGACAACAACATCGGCGCCGACACCGACCAGCCGACCTTCGGCGACGGCGACCAGGATCCGACGACGATGACGGATCCGCGCCTCGTTGACTCCGACTTCGACTGCATCGAGGACGGCGACGAGGACCTGGACGCCGACGGCCTGTACGAGCCGCTGGCCGGCGAGACGGACGCGCAGAACCGCGACTCCGACGGTGACAACCTGTACGACTACTACGAGTACAACGGTGCGGTTGCCTCGGTCGGCGGATGCTACAGCGGTTGGTGCGACAACTCCGGTGATCCGACCGACCCGTACGACGCCGACACCGACGGCGACGGTCTGCCCGACGCTCACGAGTACGAGCAGGGCTGCGAGTCGAACGGTGCGTTCGCGCTCGATCAGGATGAGGACGGCTACGAGGACGGTGCGGAGTTCGACGGTGTGGACTACGTGTCCGACCCGAACCGTGCCGACACCGACCTCGACGGGTACGACGACTACCTCGGTGAGTTCAGCGGGGTCGACGACTACCCGGACAACGTCGAGGCAGCGGCCGACTGCGACCTCGACGGCATCCTGAACGTGATGGATGTTGACAGCGACAACGACTGGATCCTCGACTCGGCCGAGGGTGCCGAGACGAGCGACGACCTCGAGGGCGACGGTTACGTCGACATTCTCGACGGCGACCGCGACAACGACTACCTCGAGGACCCGCTCGAGAAGGGTCTGGCCATCTACGACCCGCGCGACATGGACACGGACGACGACGGTCTGTACGACGGTGAGGAGTACTACCACCCGTTCTGGCACACGATCGGCTGGAGCTGCGGTGGTCGGGGCGACACGGTCGCCATCACCTACACGGACTGCGGCGTCGACAACCAGAGCCGTGACACAGACGGCGATGGCTGGGTGTCCGGTCTTGCGTACTACCACCACGACGGGTTCGAGGCGGGGCGCGACACGATCCTCTTCATGGACATGGGGACGACGCCTCCCACGCCGGGTACCGACGACGATCCGCTGATCTGGGACGCCGACGGCACGCAGAACTCCGACCCGCGCTACGTGGACTCGGACTTCGACGGCACGTGGGATCCGCTCGAGGACGTTGACTGGGACGGCGAGGATGCCGACATCACGTCGCTTGCTGAGACCGATCCAATGGACGACGACAGCGACGACGACGGCCTCTTCGACTCCTGGGAGATCGACTACTTCGGTATCGCGATGGCGATGGACTGCGACACCGACGATGATGTCCTCCCGGACGGTCTGGAGCTCGGTCTCCAGACGTCGATGGGGAACGCCAAGTCCGACTGGATGCCGACCGACACGGACTACGGCTCGGGCAGCGCCTGCTGGCCGGGCACGATCTACGACACCGTGGACGGCGGCGCCTACACGACCGATCCGGCAGACGACGACACCGACGACGACGGTCTGACGGACGGCACCGAGGACAAGGACGAGGACGGAAACCGCGACGGGAACGACGTCTTCAACGATTGCTCGTCCGACTGGACGACGATCGGTGAGGCCGACCCGAACGAGTGGGACACCGACCGCGGCGGCGAGCCGGACGGCTCCGACTCCGATCCTCTGTCCAAGTGCACCGGCGACTGGGACATCGACATCGATCCGGATCTTGAGGACGCGGTCGACGACACGCTGGATATCGGCGTTGCCGGCACCGGCATCCTCCCGGGTTCGAACGACACGTCGACGTTCGAGGTCTGGCACACTGACGGCGGGAACAACCCCGACGCCTTCGACGGTCCCTCCAGTGCCGCGTCGCTCGACAGCGTCTATGTGCGCGCGACGTCGCTTCACTGGGCCGGCCCGCTCTGGGGTGCGGACGCCTACAGTGTTCCGGACACCAGCACGATGCACTGGATCCACTACTCGCACGTCAGCTTCAACCAGGACGTGATCAACGGCTTCGCCGCGGGCACGTCCGAGGAGATCGACGTGACGGTCGATGTGCCGTGGGGTGCGATGCCCGGCTGGTACGTCGGCTACGTGCAGGTCGAGACGAGGCGCGATCTGGAGCAGGAGCTTCCGGACGACTACATCACGCTCCGCGTCTACGTCGCCCCGCACAAGGACCTCGACATCTGTGACTGGGATGCGATCCCGTCGGAGGGTTATCTCGATCCGCGCGGTGTTGGCGGTTCGGCTCCGTGGGATATGCCGGGTGTGAGTCCGGACACGACCCAGATGCACCTGGTCGGGGCTCCGGTGCACCGCGATACGGTCTACGGCATGTTCCGCGTCGCGAATCCGAACACCTACCCGGACGGCGTCGGCCCCTACTGGCCGTACGGCACCGGCACGGCGGACGGGATCAACGACTACAACATGCAGCCGGCAGTCCCCTGGATCGACCGGATCTGGGATGTGCCGTGGTGGAACGACCCGCAGGGCAACGTGAACCTCACGGGCGACATCGAGGCCCAGTATGAGTTCACGTCAGGTCCGGCGGATCCGACCACGTCGATCTGGTTCCAGAACAGGGACCAGGTGACGTCGCCGCTCAAGAACGGTTTCGATCTCGCGACGACCGATTCGTTCAACGTGATGATCGAGACCACAGAGCTTCCGGCGGGCGTCTACAGTGGTGTCGTCAGGATCTTCGAGGACATCCACGGCGCCGGCGGTCCGCTGACCGATCCGGACAACGTCTGGCAGGCTGATGAGGTCTCGGACACACTCCGCCTCGTCTTCTGGCTGACGCAGCCGGACTTCGACATCGACGACGACTACGCCAACATGGACGGGAACGAGCTGACGATCGGCATCGATCCCGACAACTATGTCGGCGAGGTCATCGAAGAGGTCCAGTTCTGGAACGTCGAGGGCATGGTCAAGAACAACGTCGACCCGTGGGATGCTCCCAAGGGTATGGGCGAGGATCTCCTCGACTTCTGGTTCTACGACACGTCCGACGGCGTGACCGGCACGAAGGTCTCGTCGCGGTTCGACAAGATCCCGATGGAGACGACGCCGGACGGCGAGCCGGTCGGCGGGCCGATGACCTTCCAGGTCTACCGGTCGACCGATCTGATGTACTCGATCGACGTCGATCTCTACGGCGACATGGGCGACACCCTGATGCAGGGTGAGGCCAAGAAGATGATCGTCAGGGTTCCTGCGCAGCCGGACTCGGTCTGGCAGCGTGTGCTCCCGGCGGGCACGTATCGTCCGTACCATCCGGACACCCTCAACGTCGTGCCGGATGATGCGGCGACGGCGTGGCCGTGGGAGTTCGGTGACGGCGTGGTGCCGATCGGGACTCGCGGCATGGCGACGGGCATGCAGTACGCCCCGCACGTCGACTTCGAGGATTACGAGGACGGTGTCCTCTGGAATCCCTCGAGGCGCGAGACGCTCGAGACCCTGATGGACTACTTCTATCTCATCGTGACGATCGACCCGTACATCGAGGTCAAGTTCCCCGACGCCGCCACGTGGAGTGTCACGGGCGACCCGGGCTCGACCCAGTGCGGCGACGCCATCGTCATGAACTGGGGCAACTACGTGGCCGAGGATGTCGAGTTCGAGGCTTCGAACCTGGTTGGTATGGACTACAGCCAGATCATCCTCGCCGACTACGTGGACTGGACCCCGGCGAGCCTGACGATCCCGTGGGAGGAGCAGGACACGACGAACGTCTGTGTCGCGATTCCCGAGGGGACGCGGGCGGATACGTACGAGGGCACGCTGACGGTCCTCGCCGACGGCGGCGAGCCGTTCGACGAGCTGCCTCTCGAGGTGGTCGTCAACTGCGTGCCGGGCATGGACGTCATGGAAGGCACCTACGGTGTCTCCGGTAACGTGATGTCGCTCGACCCGATGGCGGGGATGTCGGACTCGAAGCAGTTCGAACTCTGCAACATCGGGAACTGCGATGTCTCGGGCGTCGATGCAACGGTCACCGGTCTCCCGGCCGGGCTCTCGGCCGTCGTGACGGTCGACGAGGACGTCGACTGGAACGACTGCATCCTGGGCGAGGTCGAGGTGACCTGGACCGATCCTTCGCTGGCTGCCGACATCTACGAGGCAACGGTCACGGTGACGGCGGACGGCGGTCTGACTGACACGTTCACGCTCGAGGTCCAGGTGGATCAGCTCTTCGCCGCGAGCTTCGGCGACGATGCGATGATCCTCAACACGGACCCCGACGCGACGATCTGTGACGAGGTGCTCGTGTCGAACGACGGCAACGAGACCCTCGACGACATCCAGTTCGAGGTTGAGGCGAACCTGGACGGCGACATGTACGGCGGCGTGCTCGCGGCAAGCGCCATCGACTTCCACGACGATGCCTTCGCGGGCATGCTGGAGGCCGGTGAGAGCGAGTACCTCGAGATCTGCGCCTCCGTGCCGGACGGCAAGCGGGCCGACACCTACAAGGGTTGGGTCAGCCTCTTCGCCAACGGCAGCGTCCAGTACGACTCGCTCGAGTTCTGGGTCGAGGTGAATTGCGTGCCTGCTCTCGACATCATGGACAGCGCGCTCGACGTCGTCGGAAACAAGATGACGCTGACGCCTGAGCCGGGTGGTTCGACGACAGGCGAGTTCAGGCTCACGAACCTGGGCAACTGCGATCTCGAGAACGTCGAGGCCGCGGATGTCACCGGCCTGCCGAGCGGCGTCTCGGCGGACGTGACGATCGACGGAACGGTCGGCTTCGGCGATCACGCCGATGGCGAGGTCGAGGTCACGTGGACGGATCCGGGCGTGAGCGCCGGCACCTATCCGGTGACGGTCACCGTCTCTGCTGATGGTGACATCGCCGACAACTTCAACCTCTGGGTGGTCATCACCGAGCTGCCGGGTGTCGCCTTCGCGGGCGATGCGCCGGAGGTCGACGGTGAGGCCGGCGGAGCGGTTGAGACCGAGATCTGGGTGAGGAACACGGGTAACGTCGATCTCGTCGCCGGCAGGGTCACGCTGGTCAAGGATGACCTGGTCGGTTACACGGGCTCGATGATCCCGATGGAGTCGATCGAGGTGGAGCCTGCGACGCAGGCGATCGCCGAGGGCGACAGCGCCATGTTCACGCTCAGTATCGCGGTGCCGGAGGGTCTGCTCGGTCAGGACTACGCCGGTGACTTCGGAATCACGCTCGACGAGGATCTCGTCGACGACGAGGAGATGGAAGTCACCGTCTCCATCGCGCGTGGTGACGAGATCGTGGCCTACCCGAACCCCTGCCGCGAGAGCGAGGGGTGCGAGGGCATCACGATCGCCATCGGCGACACCGAGGGGACTCCTGAGGTCATGGTCTACGACATGTTCGGCGCGCTGGTTGCGGACCTCACGGCAGAGGTCAGTGAGGAGCGCAGCAGCACCGACGTGCAGTGGGACCTCATGAACGACGACGACAAGGCCGTGGCGAGCGGTATGTACATCGTGACCATCGACACGGGCTCTGAGGTTGTCACTCGCAAGGTCATGGTCATCAGGTAA